DNA sequence from the Acidimicrobiia bacterium genome:
ATGTCATCACGCCCTCACCGTCCGCCAGCGGCCCGATCCGTTACGCGCCGCCGCGCCGGCGCCCGCCTCGGCGGGAGCACGGGCGGCCAGCCCCAGCCACCGCGGGCCACCATGGCCGCCCACCGAGCCGGGAGGTCGCGATGGCCAGGATCCGATGGGTCGAGGAGGACGAGGCCACCGGACCCCTCGCCGACCTCTACGCCGAGGTGCGGGAGCGGATGCTCGGGCTCGTCCCGGACGTCTTCAAGACGATGAGCCTCCGTCCCGACTTCCTCCGGGCGATGTCGGACGCCTCGATGCTGCACTTCACCGACGGGTCGTTGACGCGGGCCCAGCACGAGCTGATCGCCTCGTACGTGTCGGCCCTCAACCGCTGCCACTACTGACTGTCGACCCACGTCTGGCTCCTGCAGTTGCAGGGCGACGAGTACCACGAGGTCGGGCAGGCGCTCCGCGACGGACGCCTCGACGACCTCCGACTGTCGGACGCCGAGTCGCTGCTCCTCGACTACGTCGCCACGCTGACGAAGCACGCCTACCGAATCACCGACGCGCAGGTCGAGGGCCTGCGACGAGGGGGCTGGACCGACGAGCAGATCGCCGAGGCCACGTACGACGCGGCGCTCTTCAACCTCTTCGTGCGCCTGGCGGACGCGTTCGACATCCACCCGATGCCGATGATGGACCCGGACGGGCCCCCGACGGCGCTGACGGAGCCGCCGGCCTGACTCCTCGACCCGAGCTTCCACGACGCAGCACCGACGAGCTCCAACACGGGCTCAGGGTGCGCCCAGCACCCCGAGGACGACGATCACCACGCCGCCGCCGAACAGGACCGCGCCGGCGGCGAACTGCCAGCTGGCGAGCACCCTCGACGCGCTCGTCGAGGTGGCCTGATCCCGGCCGACGACGAGGGCACCGCCGTCCACCCACGCCGACCAGCCGTTCGAGCAGGCCACGCGGGCCCACCCGTCGTCACGCCGCTCCAGGAGCCGCACCGCCAGACCCGGCGGGAGGATCTCGGTCGGCGCCGACGCCGGATCCGGGTCCCGCCACGCCGACAGCCCCGCGGCGGGGGCCAGATGCGTCGGTGACCACGCCGTCGACGCAACCCCGACGATCGGTTCGGTCAGCGGCGCCGTCGGCGCCGCGTCGGCGGGCGCGGGCGCGCCCAGCCCCGTCAGCACGCCGAGCCGCCGGCCGTCGACCCAGGCCGACCAGCCGTTCGAGCAGGCCACCCGGGCCCACCCGTCGTCACGCCGCTCGAGGAGCTCGACCGCCAGACCCGGGTCCAAGGTCGCGACCGCAGGCTCGCCGGGGTCAGGAACGGCCCACGCCGGGAGGCCCCCGGCGGGGATCACGTGCGTGGGGGCAAAGAACTCCGCCATCCGATCAACGCCGCTCCGAGCCGACCCGCGTCGCTCGACTCCCGGCCATCGCCACCCCCGAACCAAACCGCCGCGAGGAGGCACGGTAGACCCCGGCGCCGCCAACCGCTCGCGGTGCGTCGGAGCCATGCCGCGCCACGCGGGTGACACGGGCCGCGCTGGCGATCGGCCACGGCCACGGCCGCACTCGCCGATCGTGTGCAGCCGCCGCGACACCCGGGCGACGCCGCCGGCCCCGCCGGACGCCCGACGAGCGCTTCGGCCGCCTCGTGGCCCGCGTGTGACCATCCGACGCCATCCCCCCAATCGGCGCTTCGGGTTGCCAGCCAGCCAGCGAGCGGGGTTCACTGGCCCGGTGCGACCTGAGTTCTTCGAGCACCCGGTGGCGGCGAGCGGCACCGTCACGAACGTCCGGCTCGGCGGCGGTGAGCTCGTCCCCGTCCCTCGAGACCCGGATCCTGACGACGACGAGCAGCTCCGCGTCGGCGACGTCGACGACTGGGGTCGCAGCGAGCGCGTGCGGGCGATCGCGCGGCGCATCTACGACCCCATCTACCGGCGATGGTTCCGCGTCGAATGGGAGGGGCTCGAGCACGTCCCCACCGAGGGCGGAGCACTGCTCGTCGGGAACCACGGTGGCGCGATCCCGTCCGACGCCCCGGTGATCATCCACGGGATCGAGACCGAGCTCGGGCGACCGCTCTACGGCCTGGCCGACAACCTGTTCCGAGCCGTGCCGGTCGTCGGGACCCTGTGGTCGCGCACGGGTGGCGTGCCCGCCCATCCCGACAACGCCTACCGGCTGCTCCACGACGAGCAGCAGCTCGCGCTCGTGTTCCCGGAAGGCACGAAGGGCACCGGCAAGCTGGCCCGCGAGCGCTACCAGCTGCGACGCTTCGGGCGGGGCGGGTTCGTCGAGATCGCCATGCGAGCCGGGGTGCCGATCGTGCCGCTCGCCATCGTCGGCAACGAGGAGGCGATGCCGATCGTCTTCAAGAGCGGCCGGCTGGCCAAGCTCTTGAACGTCCCCTACTTCCCGGTGACCGCCAACCAGTTCGTCTTCGGGCCACTGCTGGGGCTCGTCGTCCCGTTCCCGGTGAAGTTCCGGGTCCGGGCCCTGCC
Encoded proteins:
- a CDS encoding lysophospholipid acyltransferase family protein; amino-acid sequence: MRPEFFEHPVAASGTVTNVRLGGGELVPVPRDPDPDDDEQLRVGDVDDWGRSERVRAIARRIYDPIYRRWFRVEWEGLEHVPTEGGALLVGNHGGAIPSDAPVIIHGIETELGRPLYGLADNLFRAVPVVGTLWSRTGGVPAHPDNAYRLLHDEQQLALVFPEGTKGTGKLARERYQLRRFGRGGFVEIAMRAGVPIVPLAIVGNEEAMPIVFKSGRLAKLLNVPYFPVTANQFVFGPLLGLVVPFPVKFRVRALPPVHFDAAPNQDRYNRSLVMDQSERIRSDIQEAVFDLLRSRRSVWFG